A segment of the Nostoc sp. TCL26-01 genome:
CCACACTCAGCACGGGCTGAACGCCCCGCTTCCGCTAACAGCACTCAGCACTTCCTTTTTAATTCTTTAAGATTATGCGTTATTCACTGGTGAGTAGGTTTAGAGGGACTTTATTGGGAACAGTTATAGGTGCGGGTTTAGTTCCTGGTGGGGAAGCAGTACAGCAGACAGTTGACTCTCAAATTATTCCAGCTGTGATTACTGGCTGTGGAAGTTTGGTGAGGCTGGGAAGACTAGATTTAGATGATTGGCGAGAAATTTACCAACAAGAATTTTTTAGTTCAGGTACAGCTGAAAGTATTACACTCAAAATTATTTTAGCGACGATACCCGTAGCATTATTTTTCCACGAAAATCCAGTTAAGTTGCAGCAAAATTTGCTGGAAGTGGTGAAAATCTGGAGCGATGACGCAATTATCCGTGATGGTACTCTAGCAATAGGATATGCGATCGCTCAATCACTTACAGAAAAACTCCAACCCCAAACTCTCATTCCGCAAATAATTTCTTTTATTGGCGACACTCACACCTCAATACCACAAAATTTACTAAAAGTCAATCAAGCTGTGACTCAAGGATCTGGGTTAACAAGATTGCTAAGTGAGTTGAATGGTACAGAAAAGCTCAGTAGTGCTTTGGCTGTAGGATTTTACTGTTTTCTTAGCACCTTAGAAGACTTGCGTTTAACAATGTTGCAGACAGTAAAACTCAACTCTGTTTATGCACAGACAATCATTGCCATAACTGGTGCTTTATCTGGAAGTTATAACAGTACTGTCGGTATTCCCGTTAATTGGCAGGTGGCACTTTTAGGTAAGAACTCAGCAGCCACAGGAGAAAGCAAGCTCTGGCAAATGTTAGAATTGGGCGATGCCCTTGCCGCAGTGTGGTCAGGAGTTTATCATCTGACTGCATATCCAAGGGAGTTTTCCGAACACGGATGTATCATGTTTGAGCAACAAGTTCCCTTGTCTGTTTATGCTGCACCTCGAATCATTCGGGGGCATTAATTTCTAAAAAATCGGTCTGGGAGTTCACAAATCAAGAAAATCAAAAGGCTCTTTCTATCAGCTTTTGAAGCTTAGAAACCGGGAATGGTAAAATCGGTCAAAAATCACACTGGGATAGATGCAATAAATTGGAGCTGGGTGCATGAAAAGCGTTCCTCTATTGTTTTGGCGATCGCAGTTGTATCCCTTACGGGTGTTGTGGGTCATAAGTTATACAATCAACCCCAATTAAAAATCGGCACAGCCGCGCCACAGACAATTAGAGCGCCACGTACTGCTAACATCGAAGATCAGCAACAAACTGACTTAAAACGCAAAGCAGCCAGTAAAAGCTCCACACCAGTGTTAATGGTTGATGCCAAAACTACAGCACAAATTGACCAATATTTACAAAAAATCCTGAATGAAGGTAACGAAATCCGCATTTCTGCTGGTTCATTTCCGTTTTTTGATACCTCAGTATTGTCTTTACCGATCCAGCACTATCTACGTTCTTGTTCTGATTCAGAATGGCAGGGAGTTTTAGCAGCCATAGAAAATACAGGTCAAGGAGAAGTAGGATTTTTTACTCAAAAATCAGGCGATCGCTCCAAAAAACGCCAATCTTCACAAAAGCATTCTAGTGTTGAGCAAATTCAGGAAAGCCAAGTCCAAGGTATCTCTATTGACTCGACTCATCCCACAGCAAATTTATCTTCTCCAGTAGCTAAAAATGTTGAAGTTAACGTCAAGACAGAGTTTATCCAAGCCTTAGCAGAATTAGCCACTTATCGTGTCACTACCGGCGAGCAGAACCTATCTACACTTGTAACTCAAATTGCTCAAGCAAGGCTGGCTTATGCTCAAGCTAGTGTCCAACTTTTAAACCTAGACACGATCGCCACACAGACAGTCTATCACGACACCATTTTGTTAGAGTTGTCTGATAACGAGTGGACACACACACAACAGGGAATTCGCCAAAGTGCAGAACGGATTCTCGCTCAAGGTATTCCCCCCGGCTTACCCCAGAATATTCTACAAAATGCAGTCAGTTTACAAGTACAAACATTTGTCCCGAAAAATGCGGAAACTTTAGCAACTAAAGTACTACTAGCTGTGCTGCAACCCAATCTCAAGGAAGATCAGGAACAAACGCAACAACAAGCAAAACAAGCAGCCGCGATTGTCGCCCCCGTACTAGTTGAGGTGAAGCAAGGGACGGTGATTGTCCATAAGGGAGAAAAAATTACCGCCTGGGATTTTGAGATATTAGAACATTATCAACTGATTCGCCGGGAAAATAACTGGTTGGGTTTGCTCAAGCTGGCAAGTATTACGACTGGGGCTATTTGTGTATTCGTCTTGCTGGAAAAGCGCAATCAGTGTCCTTTACGTCAACGCGATCGCCTGTTAGTTTTACTGCTGACTCTGAGTACACCAGGGGTGCTAGCAGTTGGTATACCATACACTACTTGGGCTGCTGTGGGTTTGTTATTGGGTAGTTTCTACGGGCGTACCTTGGGTGTCACCGTAGTGGGATTACTCTTGGTCATGCTAGTGATCAGCATGGAAGTGAGCATCATTGGGTTATTAGCTGGGGCGGCGGGTGGAATTTTAGGGAGTTATTTGGCGCAGAGATTGCGATCGCGTGAGGAATTAGCCCTGTTGGGTATGGCGATCGCTGGGATGCAAGGTGGTGTTTATCTGCTGATCAAAGTCTTAATTGGTGCGGCTTTTGGGGCGGGTTGGTATGTCATTCTCCAAGAAGCTGGGTTATTTGCGTTATCTGGCTTGGCTTGGAGTATTGTGGCTTTGGGTTTAAGCCCTTATTTAGAAAAAGTATTTGATTTAGTTACGCCAATTCGGTTGGCAGAATTAGCTAACCCCAATCGACCTTTATTAAAAAGATTAGCCACAGAAACACCAGGGACTTTTCAGCATACTTTGTTTGTGGCAACTTTGGCAGAAGCGGCTGCGAAAAAACTTGGTTGTAATGTAGAGTTGGTTAGGGCTGGGACATTATATCACGATATTGGCAAAATGCACGACCCTTTGGGATTTATTGAAAATCAAATGGGCGGGCCGAATAAACACGAAACCGAAATTCAAGATCCTTGGAAGAGTGCAGCAATTATTAAAAAGCACGTCACTGAAGGGTTAGTGATGGCACGTAAACACCTTTTACCCACTGCAATTCAAGCTTTTATTCCCGAACATCAAGGCACAATGTTGATTGCCTATTTTTATCATCAGGCAGAACAAATGGCTGAGAATGATCCGAGTATTATCCTGGATGATGACGATTTTCGTTATGATGGCCCAATTCCCCAATCGCGGGAAACAGGTATTGTGATGCTAGCTGATGCTTGTGAAGCGGCACTGCGATCGCTTAAAGATGTGAATCATGAACAAGCTGTAACTGTACTTAATAATATTCTCCGTGCCAGATGGCAAGACAATCAACTCATAGATTCAGGCTTAACTAGAGAGGAAATGTCACAAATTGCCGAAATTTTCGTCGAAGTTTGGCAACAGTTCCATCACAAGCGCATTGCTTATCCTAAAGTAAAGGTGTGAAAGTCATTGGTCAATAGTCATTGGTCAATAGTCAATAGTCATTGGTCAATAGTCATTGGTCATTAGGCAATAGGAATAAAGATTTTAGCTGACCCAATTTAAACTTGATTAAAAGCTGGTGGATAAATTACATTGCCTCGATATTTTGCTTGATAACCTGGGAGAGGCTTGACCATAAATACATCTTCGGGAACTGGAAAAGGACTAGCAATGTCATACTTCACTGATGGTTCAAACCCAAAACGAGTATAAAATTGCGGATCACCCAAGACAATTACCATGACTTCTTTTCTCGTCGCTAATTTGGCTAACCCAGCTTGCACTAATTGAGTGCCAATACCTTGTTTTTGAAAATCAGGATGAACAGCGATCGGTGCTAAACTGATAACTTTAAATGTAACTTCATCTACCAAATTAATGTAACTAAAAAGAATATGTCCAACTACAACATGATCAACTTCTGCCACTAAAGCCAGTTCGGGAATAGAAAATTCAGACATCCGAATAGCTGCTATCAGTTGAGCCTCATTGTCACGTCCAAATGCTAGCTGATTAATTGTGGCGATCGCCAGATAATCTGATGAATTTTCACAACGAATATTCATGATGGTAAAATTAATTCCATAAAAATCCAATTTTGGCGATATTCGAGAGGAATTTCGATTTTTTCTATATAAGGCTCAATATTTTGAAAGCCGAGTGAATAATAAAGTGCTAATGCGGCACTGCTAAAAGGTGCAGTATCTAAGCGTAGTCTTGAGTAACCAATTCTTTGAGCCTCATGGATTATAGCTTTCAATAAACAAGTACCTATACCTTTTTGCCGAAACTCTGGTTGTACATAGATCCTTTTGACTTCTCCTATACCCTCATCAATCTTTCGCAAGCCAGCACAACCAACTGTTTTTGTTTCATATTCTGCTAAGAGTAAGCATCCTGTTGGCGATGTAAATTGTGAAATTTGCATCATGTACTGGGCTAAAATTTCATTGATATCAAAACTAAGATTAAATTCACGGCTCAATATCAAATTAGACTCCTGAGCATATTCTAAGAAAATCTTTTGAGCAGAAGCCTGATGTACTTCTGTCTCTGCTGGGATGATTTTTAACAACATATTATATACATATTATATTGATGAAAACTGCCGAATGAATTGTAGCAATATGTTGTGCTATGGCAAGGCTAATACCAAATTTATTGATGATTCTCTAACCATCTCTTGTAATTCTGGATCTTCTTTCATCATTCTTTTAATAATTTTTAGTGCATCATTAGTTTTCTTCATCTGTTTGTTCCTCTGGTTCAGTACTTTTTGACTTTTCAAACAACCTCTAAGAGGGTGTTGGAAAAGTTTCAGTAGGTATAAAAATGTCATTCTGACTGGAGCGGAGCGTCAGGAAGAATCTAGGTTTTGTGGCACGTACCGAGATGTTTCATTCCGCTACGCTGCATTCAACATGACAAAGAAACAGACTTTTCCAACGTCCTTTAAGACTCGGACTTCTCTTTGATCATCCTGAAAGAAAATAATCCGTGTTTCTGGCATTGTTTGGCTAATGGTTACGCATACTACTAATTTTATCGCAAAAAAGCGATTTTTAGTGATTAGGCAGCACTGCCTACCTTCGGATATAAGGACTGTTTCGCCCACAAGGGGCGTAAAGCCTGCGGCATGGCTTCTCTACGAGACGCTACGCGAACGCTTAGAGCGTAGCGGGATGTAGTACGGTTTTAAACCTTCACTTTTTTGATAAAAATACGTGTTTTCACTTACTGACAATTACATAAAACGTGAGTTATTTTGATTGCCAATTCTTGTTGACAGTTATATAATTTACACGCTTATTTATGTATTACTGTAAAGTTGGTCAAGGTGTTTACACGGAAGCAAAGTTTGTTAAGAATAATATTCATTCTCCAGTATTATTAATTCTCGATTCTCAAGTACCAGATTACTTACATCTATTGTCTGGTGTGCAGTCTGGTGTGGAAGTAGCGGTGATTGATGCTTACCAAGATGGTGTAGAGCAAATTACACAAATTCTGCAACAAGGTTCTGGTTGGAAACAAGTGCATCTGATTAGTCATGGTTCTCCAGGCTGCTTGTACCTTGGTAATACGGAATTAAGTTTGACAACGATTGAAAAGTATAAATTTTACTTACAAAAATGGTTTCAAGGTTTTCAATCTGGCGGTGAGTTATTCATCTATGGTTGTCAGGTGGCTGCTGGAGATGCGGGAGAGGAATTTCTCTCACAATTGCATGAGATATTACAAATAGAAATTGCTGCTTCTCGGACTTTAACTGGTAATTCTGCTTTGGGTGGTAACTGGTATCTAGAAGCTAGGACAAGTAAGATTCATCCTCTAGCTATCTTTCCATCTGATGTTTTAGCTAGCTATCCAAGTATTCTTGCTACTTATATAGTTAATAGCCTTGGCGATAATGATGATGGCAATTTGGGTAATGGCATTACTACTTTACGAGAAGCAATTAATGCCGCTAATGGGAATAAAAATGAAGCCCATCTGATTCGATTTGAGTTAGGTAGCCAGCCCCAAACTATCCTCTTGAGTAGTAGTTTGGGCATTTTTGGCAATATTACTATTGATGGGGGAAGTGCAGCCAAGATTACCCTAGATGGTGGTAATAATAATCGCCATTTTTATATCGGTGCATTACAAGAATTGACACTGGAAAACCTGACTTTGATCAATGGTAAAGATCAGGCGGGGGGTAGTATTTTCAGTGATCAAAATGCACGCTTGAATGTGGATCATGTCACCTTTAAAAATAACACCGCCGTGATGGATGGTAGCGGTGGTAGTGGCGTTGGGGGGGCAATTTTCAGTCAGGGAATTTTACGCCTCACAGATAGCACCTTCCAAAGTAATACAGCCGCCGCATTAGGGGGGGCAATATTCAATGCGGCTAAACCTCTCACCGCTAGTGGGAGTTTGTTTGTTGATAACCAAGCTGGTGGTGCGGCAAATTCGCCTAGTTTTGTGGCTGGGGGGGCAATTTTTGATGATGGGGGCAATGTTGAATTAATTCAAAGCACGTTTAGCAATAACCGTTCCACTGGTGATGGTGGGGCGGTGTTTAATAAAGGCAAACTCAGTGTTTATAACGGCACTGTAACTCTGAACGTAGCTGATAGCGATAATAGTGGTTCTGGGCGTGGGGGGGGATTTTTTAATGATGGTGGCACGATTAGAGTTAGCAATAGTATTGTTGCAGGTAATCGGGCGGCAGAGAATGCAGACTTAGCTAAGGGAAGTTCGGGACTATATATTAGCTTGGGCGGTAATTTAATTGGTGAGGATACAGTCAAACAGTTTACAGAAGAGACTGATATTACTTTTGTCAATGCGGGGATTAATGATATTAATCAAGTTTTAGATCCGACTTTGGCGTTAAATGGTGCGGCTTTGGGTTCACCGTTAACTCATGCTTTAGTGGCGGGGAGTCGGGCGATTGATGGGGGATTACCATCTTGGGTAAGTTTGGCAACGGATGCAACAGGAAAATCCCGAATAGAAAATTTCCGCATTGATATTGGTGCAGTTGAGTTTACAGGTACAGGGACAATTCCGACAAACTCTATCAATGAGAATGATTTATCTGTAACTATTAATACAGGTTCTACTGTTTTGACAGCACTGAATCCCTACAGTCAATTAGGTGCTGATGTCACATATCAAGGTAATGGACAGGTTGTTTATACTCCTGGCGCAGCTTTTCAGACTTTGGCCGCAGGAGAAACGGTAATTGATACGATTACCTTTGCTGATAGTGAGGGAATTAAGACGGTAAATGTACAGGTGGTTGGTCTTAATCAAGCACCTGCGGGCGTAGACGATGTGATCATTGGATCTCTGACGTTTAATCCTTTGGCAAATGATCTAGATGTAGATGATGGCGATCGCCTACAAATCACTAACATTGCTAGTCAGCCTAGTAATGGTCAGGTAATTGTTAATCCCAATAGTACCATTACTTATATACCGACGGGCGGATTTACTGGTACAGATGCTTTTACCTATACTCTCAGTGATGGTAATGGTGGCACAAGTACGGCTGAGGTAACGGTCAATGTCGGGAATGTTGCTAATTTGGTCATTGTCACCACTAATCTAGATGTTGTCGATGCTAACGATGGTGTCACATCTTTACGAGAAGCGATCGCCACTCTCAACAATTTAGGTAATGGGACAATTGGTTTCAATTTATCTGGGGAACAAACCATTACCTTAACTAAAGGACAGTTAGAGGTTCTCCCCAATAGCGATATCACGATCCAAGGTACAGGGGCAAATGCGCTAACTATTAGTGGTAATCAGCAATCCCGGTTGTTTTTCGTCGATATTGGCGGCAAATTAACCCTGAATGGCTTAACTTTAGCTGATGGCATAGATCGGGCTAATAATTCTGTATTTCCAGGGATTTCCCAAGGTGGGGCAATTCGCAACCAAGGCATATTAGTTATTAATGATAGTGTATTGCGAGATAACCGTTCAGAAACTATCGGTGGGGCGATCGCTAATGGTAGCAGTGGTGGTGATGCCAATGATGCGCCTCTTTACAATGCCAGTCTGACGATCAATAACACTCAATTCATTAATAATATTGCTAAAGATCAAGGTGGGGCAATTTATAACGGCTTTACTGGCAGTGGTGGCTCAGTCACTATTAGCAATAGCAGTTTTGAGCAGAACCGGGCTTTGGCGATTGGTGGGGCAATTTTTAATAATAATGGTGGTTTGAGCATTACCAACACCGACTTTAGTCATAATTTTGGTGGTGATCAAGCTGGTGCGATCTATAACAATGGTGGGACAAATCCCAATGCTGTTTTATCAGTTCTGGGAGGTACTTTTAGCTATAACCTAGCTGATAGAGAAGGTGGGGCAATTTTCAACACAGGAACTACTAGCTTGATCAGTAGCCAGTTTCTCTACAACCGGGCTGATAATGCTGGCGGTGCAGTGTTCAATACAGGTGATATTACTGTCGCCAATAGTCTGTTTAGCTACAACTCGGCTGTAGCCGATCGCCTGGGAATTGCCGGAATTGGGGGGGCGATCGCTAACTCTAATGGTTCCTTAAATCTGACTGGTAGCCTGCTTAACAATAACTATGCCCAGAAAGAAGGTGGCGCGATCTTTAGCTACACTAGCGGCACTGTTGATGTAAGCGACAGCACCATCTATGGCAATATTGCTGATGATCAAGGTGGTGGTATTGCCATAAGTGGTGGTAGTAGCAACCATAACATTTCTAATACGACGATTAGCTACAACCAAGCAGCGAATAACGGCGGGGGAATTTTCCTGAGTTATGGGTCAATCAATTTAGATAGTGTGACAGTTGCCTTTAACGTCGGTAATGCTGATGGCGATTTCCGAGGCTTTGGTGGTGGTATATATGCTGATGGTAATGCTAAAGTCCGCAACAGCATCATTGCCGGGAATATTGATTACAGTGGTATCGCTCCCGATGTCGGGCAATCATCCTTTACCAGCAGTACTTCTAATTTTACCAGTCTGGGTAACAATTTAATTGGTATAGACCGTCGCACAACTACCAATGGCTTTTTCTTAAGTCCTAGCGATCGCACTTTTGCCAGCGCTGGCATTACAGATATTTCCCAAGTCATCTATCCTAATTTGATAGCAGGGACTCATCTACTGGTTGAGGGTAGTCTGGCTATTGATAGTGGTAGCACTACTTTGACAACAGATCAAACAGGTGTAACTCGCACCGGTACGGCAGATATTGGTGCTTATGAAGTGCAATCAGGTGAAACTTTACCACCAGCCGGCACACAACTGAGTCCTGTTCTACCACCAGTCACGACACCAGCCAACACGATCATTACCAGAATCACCATTAACAGTACCGCCGACACCGATGACAATAATATCAACAATGGTGTAACAACGCTGCGGGAAGCGATTAGTTATGCCAATCGCACTGTTGGAGATGCAGTTATTGATTTTAATTTAGGTACTGGTTCACAGACTATTACTTTGGGTAGTGAACTAGTCATTAGTAGCAATATCGAGATATCGGGAACAGGCGTTGATAGCTTAACGATTGATGGTAATGCTACTACTCGCATATTTAAAGTTGAGAGTGATTTTAATGAACCGGCAGTTTCCAGTTTTAGCAATAAGCTGCCACCCAAATTCACCCTGCAAGATTTAACTCTGGCTAATGGGTTGGCTGGTGAAGGTGGGGCAATTGATAACTCAGGCAACTTAACAATTAATCGTGTCATATTCCGCAACAACCAAGCTAATAGCGGTGGTGGTGGGGCAATTTACCACCACAAGGGTAGCAATTATGGGAGCAGCAATCCGTTTTTAACTATCACAAATAGCGACTTTAGTAACAATAAAGCCGAAAATCAAGGTGGGGCAGTACTGTTAGATGCGATCGCTTTTCTTGACAATACCAGCTTTACTCAGAATACTGCTAACGATAAAGGTGGTGCGATCGCTATCAACAATTTCCAACGCTACAATGCCTACCCCTACTCGTTGACTCTGACAAATAGCATCCTGACGGAGAATACCGGACTCAATGGTGGTGGTGCTTTGTATATTACTAACAATAGTCGTGTCAACACTATTAATAGCACCTTCAGCAATAATACTGTTACCCAGGGAGACGGCGGTGCTGTTTATTTAGACACTAGCAATGCTACACTCATTGACGAAAACAGTC
Coding sequences within it:
- a CDS encoding ADP-ribosylglycohydrolase family protein codes for the protein MRYSLVSRFRGTLLGTVIGAGLVPGGEAVQQTVDSQIIPAVITGCGSLVRLGRLDLDDWREIYQQEFFSSGTAESITLKIILATIPVALFFHENPVKLQQNLLEVVKIWSDDAIIRDGTLAIGYAIAQSLTEKLQPQTLIPQIISFIGDTHTSIPQNLLKVNQAVTQGSGLTRLLSELNGTEKLSSALAVGFYCFLSTLEDLRLTMLQTVKLNSVYAQTIIAITGALSGSYNSTVGIPVNWQVALLGKNSAATGESKLWQMLELGDALAAVWSGVYHLTAYPREFSEHGCIMFEQQVPLSVYAAPRIIRGH
- a CDS encoding HD family phosphohydrolase; translation: MVKSVKNHTGIDAINWSWVHEKRSSIVLAIAVVSLTGVVGHKLYNQPQLKIGTAAPQTIRAPRTANIEDQQQTDLKRKAASKSSTPVLMVDAKTTAQIDQYLQKILNEGNEIRISAGSFPFFDTSVLSLPIQHYLRSCSDSEWQGVLAAIENTGQGEVGFFTQKSGDRSKKRQSSQKHSSVEQIQESQVQGISIDSTHPTANLSSPVAKNVEVNVKTEFIQALAELATYRVTTGEQNLSTLVTQIAQARLAYAQASVQLLNLDTIATQTVYHDTILLELSDNEWTHTQQGIRQSAERILAQGIPPGLPQNILQNAVSLQVQTFVPKNAETLATKVLLAVLQPNLKEDQEQTQQQAKQAAAIVAPVLVEVKQGTVIVHKGEKITAWDFEILEHYQLIRRENNWLGLLKLASITTGAICVFVLLEKRNQCPLRQRDRLLVLLLTLSTPGVLAVGIPYTTWAAVGLLLGSFYGRTLGVTVVGLLLVMLVISMEVSIIGLLAGAAGGILGSYLAQRLRSREELALLGMAIAGMQGGVYLLIKVLIGAAFGAGWYVILQEAGLFALSGLAWSIVALGLSPYLEKVFDLVTPIRLAELANPNRPLLKRLATETPGTFQHTLFVATLAEAAAKKLGCNVELVRAGTLYHDIGKMHDPLGFIENQMGGPNKHETEIQDPWKSAAIIKKHVTEGLVMARKHLLPTAIQAFIPEHQGTMLIAYFYHQAEQMAENDPSIILDDDDFRYDGPIPQSRETGIVMLADACEAALRSLKDVNHEQAVTVLNNILRARWQDNQLIDSGLTREEMSQIAEIFVEVWQQFHHKRIAYPKVKV
- a CDS encoding GNAT family N-acetyltransferase, with the translated sequence MNIRCENSSDYLAIATINQLAFGRDNEAQLIAAIRMSEFSIPELALVAEVDHVVVGHILFSYINLVDEVTFKVISLAPIAVHPDFQKQGIGTQLVQAGLAKLATRKEVMVIVLGDPQFYTRFGFEPSVKYDIASPFPVPEDVFMVKPLPGYQAKYRGNVIYPPAFNQV
- a CDS encoding GNAT family N-acetyltransferase, which translates into the protein MLLKIIPAETEVHQASAQKIFLEYAQESNLILSREFNLSFDINEILAQYMMQISQFTSPTGCLLLAEYETKTVGCAGLRKIDEGIGEVKRIYVQPEFRQKGIGTCLLKAIIHEAQRIGYSRLRLDTAPFSSAALALYYSLGFQNIEPYIEKIEIPLEYRQNWIFMELILPS
- a CDS encoding DUF4347 domain-containing protein, which codes for MYYCKVGQGVYTEAKFVKNNIHSPVLLILDSQVPDYLHLLSGVQSGVEVAVIDAYQDGVEQITQILQQGSGWKQVHLISHGSPGCLYLGNTELSLTTIEKYKFYLQKWFQGFQSGGELFIYGCQVAAGDAGEEFLSQLHEILQIEIAASRTLTGNSALGGNWYLEARTSKIHPLAIFPSDVLASYPSILATYIVNSLGDNDDGNLGNGITTLREAINAANGNKNEAHLIRFELGSQPQTILLSSSLGIFGNITIDGGSAAKITLDGGNNNRHFYIGALQELTLENLTLINGKDQAGGSIFSDQNARLNVDHVTFKNNTAVMDGSGGSGVGGAIFSQGILRLTDSTFQSNTAAALGGAIFNAAKPLTASGSLFVDNQAGGAANSPSFVAGGAIFDDGGNVELIQSTFSNNRSTGDGGAVFNKGKLSVYNGTVTLNVADSDNSGSGRGGGFFNDGGTIRVSNSIVAGNRAAENADLAKGSSGLYISLGGNLIGEDTVKQFTEETDITFVNAGINDINQVLDPTLALNGAALGSPLTHALVAGSRAIDGGLPSWVSLATDATGKSRIENFRIDIGAVEFTGTGTIPTNSINENDLSVTINTGSTVLTALNPYSQLGADVTYQGNGQVVYTPGAAFQTLAAGETVIDTITFADSEGIKTVNVQVVGLNQAPAGVDDVIIGSLTFNPLANDLDVDDGDRLQITNIASQPSNGQVIVNPNSTITYIPTGGFTGTDAFTYTLSDGNGGTSTAEVTVNVGNVANLVIVTTNLDVVDANDGVTSLREAIATLNNLGNGTIGFNLSGEQTITLTKGQLEVLPNSDITIQGTGANALTISGNQQSRLFFVDIGGKLTLNGLTLADGIDRANNSVFPGISQGGAIRNQGILVINDSVLRDNRSETIGGAIANGSSGGDANDAPLYNASLTINNTQFINNIAKDQGGAIYNGFTGSGGSVTISNSSFEQNRALAIGGAIFNNNGGLSITNTDFSHNFGGDQAGAIYNNGGTNPNAVLSVLGGTFSYNLADREGGAIFNTGTTSLISSQFLYNRADNAGGAVFNTGDITVANSLFSYNSAVADRLGIAGIGGAIANSNGSLNLTGSLLNNNYAQKEGGAIFSYTSGTVDVSDSTIYGNIADDQGGGIAISGGSSNHNISNTTISYNQAANNGGGIFLSYGSINLDSVTVAFNVGNADGDFRGFGGGIYADGNAKVRNSIIAGNIDYSGIAPDVGQSSFTSSTSNFTSLGNNLIGIDRRTTTNGFFLSPSDRTFASAGITDISQVIYPNLIAGTHLLVEGSLAIDSGSTTLTTDQTGVTRTGTADIGAYEVQSGETLPPAGTQLSPVLPPVTTPANTIITRITINSTADTDDNNINNGVTTLREAISYANRTVGDAVIDFNLGTGSQTITLGSELVISSNIEISGTGVDSLTIDGNATTRIFKVESDFNEPAVSSFSNKLPPKFTLQDLTLANGLAGEGGAIDNSGNLTINRVIFRNNQANSGGGGAIYHHKGSNYGSSNPFLTITNSDFSNNKAENQGGAVLLDAIAFLDNTSFTQNTANDKGGAIAINNFQRYNAYPYSLTLTNSILTENTGLNGGGALYITNNSRVNTINSTFSNNTVTQGDGGAVYLDTSNATLIDENSQFIKNTASGKGGGITSDRGILSFANTTVDGNISDSAGGGIYQQGSGTFTVHNSTISNNSSGDQGGGVYTENSLSRIINTTLSGNQAKDSGGGIYQKNTKLTLTNSTLVLNKADADQNSTGSGGGLFNDSSTAKIANTIIAGNQGNSAPDVGETPFVNFSGGSIYISRGNNFIGVDSVGEFKEATDQTFASTGLTNLNQILDPTLAFNNAATAFTFTHSLLSNSVLVNAGNNVFAPATDATGQARIINSVVDIGAVEFLDGLINPLATTTNSQNVTFNSGSTTVVPSSVITTQLGGTVINHGTGFFTYKPGDNFDDLTSNQSVIDSFTYTDANGLQTAQVLVNIVGENPQLPVQPMPILQGGNVLLVTTTADNLDANDGKMSLREAVQLATSQAGNWIIGFQLDTTTPQTITLTQGQLLIGQWLPNNVEIVGLGAENLTISGNNASRIFYIGRGSTLKLSGVTIGDGVDGIEQSIPGSIGANQGAAIRNEGNLIINDAVFRNNNSKTIGGAILNAANPGFSVANPSEGYSGSYQANLTINNTTFVDNFAKDQGGAIYNGFNNDHSGVVTITNSHFIRNVVGAIGGAIFNNAGALNVSNSSFTDNDGGGQAGAIYNNGSSNSSAVATITDSQFTRNLAEREGGALFVTGNTTVTGGTFRGNRADAAGGAIYAASNANLTIIDSQLTENIALADRSDNSAGIGGAIALANATLNMQGTTVSDNTAQDEGGGIFSTNSTLNITSSTISTNTAGDDGGGISNNGGTVNLTNSTVSGNTANDNGGGIFQSAGLTKLLNTTITLNTANANNQPDGVGGGIAIYKSGSSSEIQLQNSIVAGNQDLSGLAPDINADFDSTGIIYTSLGNNLIGVDSPGAFTTTGDKTFASTGITNINQVLNPVLTNNGGKTLTHALVKDSPALNAGANTAVTSLTKDQRDADRIISATVDIGSYEALVLDAIDDTASTQENTPVVIQVLANDISANGTLSIDSFSANTALGGTVTKNNDNSFTYTAPKSIIPGDVVADTFTYTLSDGTNTDEATVTIEVTGESNLPIPEDDEVTTATNQSVQIQVQDLLENDQNLNLFGLTFTLNSSPSHGTVALDDNNTPDDLADDFITYTPQSDFEGDDEFAYQFVDEFGFKSVAANVNLQVIAPPSPPQPPQPPQPPQPPQTPQLINNKNLFTVVGDTLQLQITLTQENSDEVDEIGVFVVDDEQGRVNGLLPGEAGYLAAAFNPNRSQPAQVIFSTLSNNLFPQFTSVKNLKFKAGDRLQFYLVQNSTTDLVIAGKSNRVLFGNAVNSSGQFITLSTEELSNGNFKLRWQNQGNGNSQKFDDIEIELQITNTNSPLGTDLQGEYQSEVIDLREFSGQTLNATFTIWREARFNNVAGLYVVENSQGSVRDQFGVLVNPGDARYIEVALQKRLIDLELKVSDRSQTNIDIQLQGGQILAPFLIVDGTINQLTDNNANNNPNIYFPYLGANKDGFDHLRLLGNNHFGFEDLPGGGDNDYNDVVFKLDLQPIAIV